From a single Silene latifolia isolate original U9 population chromosome 6, ASM4854445v1, whole genome shotgun sequence genomic region:
- the LOC141585941 gene encoding very-long-chain aldehyde decarbonylase CER1-like: MASTPGILTHWPWEALGNFKYVIVAPMVVHSMYSFVTKPEDTDIVYPLITLLMLWRMLHNQIWISLSRYRTARGDNLIVDRSIEFEQVDRERTWDDQIVFNWILMYLAFWGLKSTRNMALWRSDGAILMALLHAGPVEFLYYWFHRALHHHFLYSRYHSHHHSSIVTEPITSVIHPFAEHIVYYILFAIPMMTAVLSGVGSIAAVTLYLTYIDLMNNMGHCNFEVIPKSAFTLFPPLKYLMYTPSFHSLHHTQFRTNYSLFMPFYDYIYGTMDKATDTLYETSLKKPQDVPQVVHLTHLTTPQSIYQIRLGFASLASEPLTSKWYLWLMWPVTLWSMVTTWIYGRTFIVERNTFGKIKAQSWAIPRYSVHYLLKWQREAINKLIEEAIVDANIKGTKVVSLGLLNQGEHLNGNGQVYLDRHPKLAVKVVDGSSLAVAVVLNSIPKGTSHVLFRGRVCKVAYSVISTLCHKGIKVATIRKDEHDKLKKSLPTEDGDNLVLSTESRNHKVWLVGENLTELEQSTASKGSVFIPFSQFPPKKTRKDCSYLNTPAMLAPKSFGNLHACENWLPRRAMSAWRVAGILHALEGWNVDECGDMVFDIDKVWEASLHHGFRPLSAPA, encoded by the exons ATGGCGTCCACTCCTGGTATTCTTACACATTGGCCATGGGAAGCTCTTGGCAACTTTAAG TACGTGATTGTGGCACCCATGGTGGTTCATAGCATGTACTCGTTCGTAACAAAACCAGAGGATACAGATATCGTCTACCCTCTCATTACCTTACTCATGCTATGGAGGATGCTTCACAACCAGATTTGGATCAGTCTCTCTCGATATCGAACCGCTCGAGGCGATAACTTGATCGTCGATCGTAGTATCGAGTTTGAGCAAGTTGATAGGGAAAGGACCTG GGACGACCAAATAGTGTTTAATTGGATATTAATGTACTTGGCATTTTGGGGACTAAAGTCTACAAGAAACATGGCGTTATGGCGAAGCGACGGTGCGATTCTAATGGCGTTATTGCACGCTGGTCCGGTGGAGTTCCTCTACTATTGGTTCCATAGAGCTCTTCACCATCACTTTCTCTACTCCCGCTACCACTCGCATCACCATTCTTCTATCGTCACTGAGCCTATTACTT CGGTTATTCATCCATTTGCTGAACACATAGTATACTATATTCTCTTTGCGATCCCTATGATGACAGCCGTATTAAGTGGTGTTGGGTCGATTGCTGCCGTAACATTGTATCTCACTTACATCGACTTGATGAACAACATGGGTCATTGCAACTTCGAGGTCATTCCTAAATCGGCTTTTACCTTATTTCCGCCCCTCAAGTATCTCATGTACACTCCCTC TTTCCACTCTCTACATCACACCCAGTTCCGAACAAACTATTCACTCTTCATGCCATTTTACGACTACATCTACGGAACAATGGACAAAGCAACCGATACATTATACGAAACTTCTCTAAAGAAGCCTCAAGATGTTCCTCAAGTTGTTCACTTGACTCACCTCACAACACCACAGTCTATCTACCAAATCAGGCTCGGGTTTGCGTCCCTTGCATCCGAGCCACTGACCTCCAAATGGTACTTGTGGCTCATGTGGCCTGTCACATTGTGGTCCATGGTCACAACATGGATCTATGGCCGGACATTCATCGTCGAAAGAAATACTTTTGGAAAAATCAAGGCACAATCTTGGGCTATACCTCGTTATAGTGTACAT TATCTTCTTAAATGGCAAAGGGAGGCAATCAACAAATTGATCGAAGAAGCGATTGTAGACGCAAATATCAAAGGAACCAAAGTTGTGAGCCTAGGACTTTTAAATCAGGGGGAGCATTTAAACGGGAATGGTCAAGTATACTTGGACAGACACCCAAAGCTCGCGGTCAAAGTGGTAGATGGTAGCAGCTTAGCTGTTGCAGTTGTGCTTAACAGCATCCCTAAAGGAACTTCACATGTCCTTTTCCGAGGCAGGGTCTGTAAGGTTGCATACTCGGTCATCTCTACACTATGCCACAAAGGCATCAAG GTTGCTACCATAAGAAAGGATGAACATGACAAACTCAAGAAGAGTCTTCCTACAGAAGACGGAGACAACCTTGTCCTGTCAACAGAAAGCCGCAATCATAAG GTATGGTTAGTAGGAGAAAATCTGACTGAACTCGAGCAGTCGACTGCATCGAAAGGAAGTGTGTTTATTCCTTTCTCTCAATTCCCTCCCAAGAAAACAAGGAAAGACTGTTCTTACCTGAATACTCCGGCAATGTTGGCTCCCAAATCCTTTGGCAACTTACATGCTTGTGAG AACTGGCTACCAAGGAGAGCAATGAGCGCGTGGAGAGTAGCCGGAATATTGCATGCTTTAGAAGGATGGAATGTCGATGAATGTGGCGATATGGTCTTCGACATTGATAAAGTATGGGAAGCTTCCCTTCACCATGGATTTCGCCCTCTATCGGCCCCTGCCTAG
- the LOC141586790 gene encoding very-long-chain aldehyde decarbonylase CER1-like — protein MASTHAFLTHWPWKSLGNFKYVIVAPMVTHSIYSFVTKPEDTDIIYPLIALLMLWRMLHTQIWISFSRYRTARGDNLIVNRSTEFQHVDRETNWDDQILFSWILFYLGYWGLESRRNMALWRSEGVLLMFLLHAGPVEFLYYWLHRALHHHFLYSRYHFYHHSFIVTEPITSVIFSCAEHIAYYVLFAIPVLTVILTGLGSIVALALYLTYIDFMNNMAHCNFEVVPKWVFTLFPPLKYLMLTPSYHSLHHTQFRTNYILFMPIYDYIYGTVDKSTDTLYESSLKKSEDVPQVVRIGYQGGRRRVQRETKE, from the exons ATGGCGTCCACTCATGCTTTTCTTACACATTGGCCATGGAAATCTCTTGGCAACTTcaag TACGTGATTGTGGCACCAATGGTGACTCATAGCATATACTCATTCGTAACAAAACCAGAGGATACAGACATCATTTACCCTCTCATAGCCTTACTCATGCTATGGAGGATGCTTCATACCCAGATTTGGATCAGTTTTTCTCGATATCGAACCGCCCGAGGTGACAATTTGATCGTCAATCGGAGTACCGAGTTTCAGCATGTTGATAGGGAAACGAACTG GGACGACCAAATATTGTTTAGTTGGATATTATTTTACTTGGGATATTGGGGATTAGAGTCTAGAAGAAACATGGCCTTATGGAGAAGTGAGGGTGTGCTTCTAATGTTTTTACTGCATGCTGGTCCTGTGGAGTTCCTCTACTATTGGCTACATAGAGCTCTTCACCATCACTTTCTCTACTCTCGCTACCATTTTTATCACCATTCTTTCATCGTCACCGAACCGATTACTT CGGTCATTTTTTCATGCGCCGAACACATAGCATACTATGTTCTCTTTGCGATTCCTGTGCTGACAGTGATATTAACTGGACTTGGCTCGATTGTTGCCTTAGCGTTGTATCTCACTTACATCGACTTTATGAACAACATGGCTCATTGCAACTTTGAAGTCGTCCCTAAGTGGGTTTTTACCCTATTTCCTCCTCTCAAGTATCTCATGTTAACTCCCTC TTACCATTCTCTACATCACACCCAATTCCGAACAAATTATATACTCTTCATGCCAATTTATGACTACATATATGGAACAGTGGATAAGTCAACTGATACTTTATATGAATCTTCTCTAAAGAAGTCTGAAGATGTTCCTCAAGTTGTGAG AATTGGTTACCAAGGAGGGCGAAGAAGAGTTCAACGTGAAACTAAggaataa
- the LOC141585942 gene encoding transcription initiation factor TFIID subunit 5 produces MDDELVDKVVLRYLKNKGFNESELKSYEDKLVHSRTSSSPSPIDPQLSQLLLHFGSESESLPAQYQDGYSKLRSWAYGSLDLYKHELLRVLYPVFIHCFMDIVAKGHLQEARSFFNTFREDHEVMHQRDLQKLEGVLSPSHLEEMEFAHTLRQSKVNIKICQYAHGLLYKYLHNNQSITMLGVINEHIHFDPYPGQPSSIIDDSEAVTIVGGGQDAVDLINQKEIQWGMLEDSLEDRLEKTGGLLLESDKVDVENKEAENEETKKKSADGGKQAAPSKKSKKDKVNVAAGKPARPEANTTSIAPRVKPELSLPVMPIEVEQSILDDLRNRVQLSSASLPSVCFYTFLNTHNGLNCASISHDGALVAGGFSDSSLKVWDMSKRGQQTSNSGQSDQEAASNDNVLGTNIDNRPYTLFRGHSGPVYSASFSPLGDFILSSSADSTVRLWSTNLNANLVCYKGHNYPVWDVQFSPFGHYFASCSHDRTARIWSMDRVQPLRIMAGHLSDVDCVRWHVNCNYIATGSSDKTVRLWDIQSGECVRIFIGHRSMILSLAMSPDGRYMASGDEDGTIMMWDLATGRCITPLVGHTSCVWTLAFSGEGSLLASGSADCSVKLWDVNSSTKTTKSEEKTGSINRLRSLKTLYTKSSPVYSLTFSRRNLLFGAGVFSKPS; encoded by the exons ATGGATGATGAATTAGTTGATAAAGTAGTGTTGCGATATCTGAAGAACAAAGGTTTTAACGAATCAGAACTCAAATCATATGAAGATAAATTAGTTCATTCAAGAACAAGTTCTTCCCCTTCTCCCATTGATCCTCAGCTTTCGCAACTTCTCCTTCACTTCGGTTCCGA GTCTGAGAGCCTCCCAGCACAATACCAGGATGGATATAGCAAGCTCAGATCATGGGCTTATGGTTCGCTTGATTTATACAAG CATGAGTTGCTTCGAGTGCTTTATCCAGTATTTATCCATTGTTTCATGGACATTGTTGCAAAAGGGCACCTTCAAGAAG CCCGTAGTTTTTTCAATACCTTCCGTGAAGACCATGAGGTTATGCACCAAAGAGACTTACAAAAGCTTGAAGGAGTCCTTTCTCCTTCTCATTTGGAG GAGATGGAGTTTGCTCACACATTAAGGCAGAGCAAAGTGAACATCAAGATTTGTCAG TATGCTCATGGACTTCTTTATAAATATCTGCACAATAATCAATCAATTACAATGCTTGGAGTTATAAACGAACACATCCACTTTGACC CTTATCCTGGTCAACCTAGTTCAATAATTGATGATTCTGAAGCAGTGACCATAGTTGGTGGTGGCCAAGATGCAGTTGACTTGATAAACCAGAAAGAAATTCAATGGGGG ATGCTAGAAGATTCATTAGAAGATCGCTTGGAGAAGACTGGCGGTTTACTTTTAGAGTCTGATAAAGTTGATGTTGAAAACAAGGAGGCGGAAAACGAAGAAACCAAG AAAAAGTCTGCTGATGGAGGAAAACAAGCCGCACcatccaaaaaatcaaaaaaagatAAAGTTAACGTAGCGGCTGGAAAACCTGCACGACCTGAGGCCAACACTACATCCATAGCCCCAAGAGTCAAACCGGAGCTTAGTTTGCCCGTAAT GCCAATTGAAGTTGAGCAGTCTATCTTGGATGACCTTCGAAATCGTGTGCAATTGAGTAGTGCTTCCCTACCGTCAGTATGCTTTTACACATTTCTCAACACACACAATGG TTTAAATTGTGCCTCGATTTCACATGATGGTGCTTTGGTTGCTGGTGGATTTTCGGATTCCTCCCTCAAG GTTTGGGACATGTCAAAACGTGGGCAACAAACGAGCAACT CCGGACAAAGTGACCAAGAGGCTGCAAGCAATGATAATGTGCTTGGTACAAATATAGACAATAGACCCTACACTTTATTTCGAGGTCATTCTGGGCCTGTTTACTCCGCCTCTTTTAGTCCTCTCGGGGATTTCATCCTCTCTTCTTCAGCTGATTCAACTG TGAGGCTGTGGAGTACGAACCTAAATGCCAATCTTGTGTGCTACAAGGGTCATAATTATCCTGTTTGGGATGTGCAG TTCAGCCCATTTGGACATTATTTTGCTTCTTGTTCTCATGATAGAACAGCTAGGATATGGTCTATGGACCGGGTACAGCCGCTGAGAATTATGGCAGGGCATTTATCAGATGTCGAT TGTGTCCGATGGCATGTCAACTGTAATTACATAGCCACTGGATCAAGCGACAAAACTGTTCGTTTATGGGACATACAGAGCGGGGAATGTGTCAGGATATTTATTGGTCACAGAAGTATGATATTGTCATTAGCTATGTCACCTGATGGTCGATATATGGCATCTGGTGATGAAGATGGCACCATCATGATGTGGGATCTTGCTACTGGTCGTTGCATCACTCCTTTGGTTGGTCACACGTCATGTGTATGGACCCTGGCTTTTAG TGGTGAAGGCTCACTTCTTGCATCTGGATCGGCGGACTGCTCTGTGAAACTGTGGGATGTTAACTCAAGCACAAAGACAACTAAATCAGAGGAAAA AACCGGGAGTATAAACAGACTAAGATCATTGAAGACGCTTTATACAAAGTCTTCTCCAGTCTACTCTCTAACG TTTTCTAGGAGGAATCTGCTATTCGGAGCTGGGGTCTTCTCTAAACCTTCATGA